A genome region from Clupea harengus chromosome 7, Ch_v2.0.2, whole genome shotgun sequence includes the following:
- the slc2a6 gene encoding LOW QUALITY PROTEIN: solute carrier family 2, facilitated glucose transporter member 6 (The sequence of the model RefSeq protein was modified relative to this genomic sequence to represent the inferred CDS: deleted 1 base in 1 codon) gives MDENTPLIPRETLKRSNARLYLAAFSAVLGNLSFGFALVYPSSVIPQLQRGDDPRLKLDTHQISWFGSIFSLGAAAGGLSAMLLNDRVGRKPSIILSAVPSSVGYLVLAAAQAVWMLYLGRFLTGIASGMTAASIPVYVSEISHPKVRGKLGSCPQMTAVFGALALYGLGLVLHWRWLAVVGEVPVMVMVLLLCFMPDSPRFLITRGRHEESRRALEWFRGPEYTEEFLRIQHSVNTQGRIGWEELRQPFYYKPILISVGMRFLQQMTGITPILVYLEPIFHLTQITLEPQYDAALVGAVRLLSVMIAASLMDKAGRKALLFTSGFLMFLSMLTMTMYTYTPPSHHSNSSTPLLRWVEGPSQTTPTFDPITLIPLISTMVIIFGYAMGWGPITWLLMSEVLPLGARGIASGVCVGVSWLTAFVLTQFFMHVVVAFGLYVPFLFFSVVCVVNIIFTGVCVPETKGRSLEEIENYFKTGRSFTITDTTTAPHD, from the exons ATGGATGAGAACACACCCCTCATTCCAAGGGAAACCCTAAAGAGAag TAATGCGAGACTCTACCTGGCTGCCTTCTCTGCAGTCCTGGGGAACCTAAGCTTTGGGTTCGCTCTGGTCTACCCCTCCTCTGTCATCCCCCAGCTGCAGAGGGGCGACGACCCCCGGCTGAAGCTGGACACCCACCAGATCTCATGGTTTGGG TCCATCTTCTCCCTGGGGGCGGCGGCCGGGGGTCTGAGTGCCATGCTGCTTAACGACAGGGTCGGGCGCAAGCCCAGCATCATCCTGTCGGCCGTGCCATCCTCCGTGGGTTACTTGGTGCTGGCGGCGGCACAGGCCGTGTGGATGCTCTACCTGGGCAGGTTCCTGACGGGCATCGCGTCGGGCATGACCGCCGCTTCAATACCT gtgtacGTCTCAGAGATCTCACACCCCAAAGTGAGAGGCAAATTGGGATCCTGTCCCCAGATGACAGCAGTGTTTGGAGCATTGGCACTTTATGGTCTAG GTTTGGTGTTGCATTGGCGCTGGCTGGCGGTTGTCGGGGAGGTGccggtgatggtgatggtgctTCTGCTTTGCTTCATGCCGGACTCGCCGCGGTTCCTGATCACGCGCGGCCGCCACGAGGAGTCGCGTCGAGCGCTGGAGTGGTTCAGAGGACCGGAGTACACCGAGGAGTTCCTACGCATCCAGCACAGTGTCAACACCCAG GGTCGTATAGGCTGGGAAGAGTTGCGTCAGCCCTTCTACTACAAGCCCATCCTGATCTCTGTGGGGATGCGCTTCCTGCAGCAGATGACTGGAATCACCCCCATCCTGGTCTACCTGGAGCCCATCTTCCACTTGACACAGATCACACTG GAGCCTCAATATGATGCTGCTCTGGTTGGAGCGGTGCGTCTGCTGTCCGTGATGATTGCAGCCAGTCTGATGGACAAGGCTGGCAGGAAGGCCCTCCTCTTCACTTCAG GGTTCCTCATGTTCCTGTCCATGCTGACCATGACCATGTACACCTACACGCCGCCCAGTcaccacagcaacagcagcaccccCCTGCTACGCTGGGTTGAGGGTCCCTCTCAGACGACCCCGACCTTTGACCCCATCACACTCATT CCTCTGATCAGCACCATGGTCATCATATTCG GGTACGCCATGGGATGGGGACCAATCACGTGGCTGCTGATGTCAGAGGTGCTGCCTCTGGGGGCCCGTGGGATAGCgtcgggggtgtgtgtgggggtcagcTGGCTCACCGCCTTCGTACTCACACAGTTCTTCATGCACGTGGTG GTGGCGTTCGGGCTGTACGTTCCCTTCCTGttcttcagtgtggtgtgtgtggtgaacatcattttcaccggtgtgtgtgtccctgagaCCAAAGGCCGTTCGCTGGAGGAGATCGAGAACTACTTCAAAACGGGGCGCTCCTTCACCATCACTGACACAACTACTGCGCCTCATGATTAG
- the LOC105911128 gene encoding serine/threonine kinase-like domain-containing protein STKLD1, which translates to MENYVILDAMCPGSFGTTLLVSDRKTGLELTLKKTECLDEGRANEALQEALPLLGISHPNIVRCKEMFISWDKEISSVILIMVMDCPYTDSLSTIISHQRDEKKRFGKKVIETFLGQMTDALAYLHTQNIIHRFLVRF; encoded by the exons ATGGAGAATTACGTG ATTTTAGACGCCATGTGCCCCGGTTCTTTTGGAACAACATTACTTGTTAGCGACAGAAAAACCGGTTTGGAACTCACATTAAAGAAG ACTGAATGTTTAGATGAAGGTAGAGCCAACGAAGCTCTTCAGGAG GCACTACCTCTTCTGGGGATCAGCCACCCGAACATTGTCCGCTGCAAAGAGATGTTCATATCCTGGGATAAAGAG ATATCTTCAGTTATCCTCATCATGGTGATGGATTGCCCATACACAGACAGTCTCTCAACCATCATCAGTCACCAGCGGGATGAGAAGAAGAGATTTGGGAAAAAG GTCATTGAAACATTCCTGGGACAAATGACCGATGCGCTGGcctaccttcacacacagaacatcatcCACAGGTTTCTAGTGAGATTTTAA
- the LOC116220988 gene encoding uncharacterized protein LOC116220988, whose product MSCVLSAVDLHAGRPELLTEAFLLLFRVSENTQAAQWFLELNGVAQAGRTLRAFPDHQLIATHACRCIWRTLEAHEPPAGVCVWGIVEAVCMVADAHPQDGALMGAVCSALQALSLRATFEDDDVEDATLVLLRAIKEHSGQSTLVQHAFLALANLTHMSKVACVRLLVAPGGGSGIVLMREVRRQYPKDPQLSHNMARVLAAMAKYDEVLGELMSVQVQEDLELSEADCASDEEKKMLVQQTLSKLR is encoded by the exons atgtcctgtgtcctgtccGCAGTGGACCTACATGCTGGACGTCCTGAGCTGCTGACCGAagccttcctcctccttttccgcGTCTCTGAAAACA CCCAAGCAGCGCAGTGGTTTCTGGAACTAAACGGGGTGGCCCAGGCAGGACGAACACTGAGGGCTTTCCCTGACCACCAGCTCATTGCCACACACGCCTGCAGGTGCATCTGGAGGACTTTAGAAGCGC ATGAGCCcccagctggtgtgtgtgtgtgggggattgTGGAGGCTGTGTGCATGGTCGCAGATGCCCACCCCCAAGACGGAGCGCTGATGGGGGCCGTGTGCTCCGCCCTGCAGGCCCTCTCCCTCCGAG CGACCTTTGAAGACGATGACGTTGAGGACGCTACCCTGGTGCTCTTGCGGGCTATAAAAGAGCACTCAGGCCAGTCCACTCTGGTGCAGCACGCCTTCCTGGCACTGGCCAATCTCACCCACATGTCCA AGGTGGCATGTGTGCGTCTCCTGGTTGCCCCCGGTGGTGGAAGTGGCATTGTCTTGATGAGGGAGGTAAGGCGACAGTATCCCAAGGACCCCCAGCTCAGCCACAACATGGCCCGAGTTCTGGCAGCCATGGCTAAGTACG ATGAGGTGTTGGGGGAGCTGATGTCTGTCCAAGTTCAGGAGGATCTGGAGCTGAGTGAAGCTGACTGTGCTTCAGACGAG GAAAAGAAGATGCTGGTCCAGCAGACTCTGTCAAAGCTGAGGTAG